The following coding sequences are from one Diadema setosum chromosome 9, eeDiaSeto1, whole genome shotgun sequence window:
- the LOC140232875 gene encoding dysbindin-like has protein sequence MFDQFKEKIQSVQQDLNAGLKSLSEKAREVGRSKKLPGELHVLENKQGTLSALKPEYVDAGEEILNRFQQLWTQIHVNIEYSAEKAVKQDKVIQDMVEQHEKDVKTFKELQTHVQEMPDMVSQIQTLAVTLGKLEAHFEEIETMLEGLEDTCEEEELLNNKKIQIAEFVRYKDQKAKERELRRERLMDEYNQKFRRLEEKEDAKKKERQKAFQDVFAADMAHYRTHGKMSKLVTQSSKDLESTLDDFELTVNADDQQALDDFLGPDDSSMVVMTTKKEAKKEEEEEEEVVEETEETEETEEEERVDVTKFPPVTETEAHRDNDPSASRKDEISTEKHPSDSAEGETFVEKKEDSAADGTKSREGDSASQHVEAGAEDGTDGVVDEEEEDDEDDDFGTPDEDGGKEE, from the exons ATGTTTGACCAATTCAAGGAAAAAATTCAGTCAGTCCAGCAGGACCTGAATGCTGG GCTGAAGTCACTCAGTGAGAAGGCAAGAGAAGTTGGGAGATCAAAGAA GTTACCTGGAGAGCTGCATGTGCTGGAAAATAAACAAGGAAC ATTGTCAGCTCTGAAGCCGGAGTATGTCGATGCAGGAGAAGAAATACTCAACAG ATTCCAGCAGCTGTGGACTCAGATTCATGTCAACATTGAATACAGTGCAGAGAAAGCAGTg AAACAAGACAAAGTCATCCAGGACATGGTGGAGCAGCATGAAAAGGATGTTAAGACATTCAAAGAACTCCAAACTCACGTACAAGAGATGCCAGACATGGTATCACAGATCCAGACACTTGCTGTGACATTAG GCAAGTTGGAGGCCCATTTTGAGGAGATTGAGACAATGCTCGAAGGACTTGAAGACACATGTGAGGAGGAAGAGCTACTCAACAACAAGAAAATTCAAATCGCAGAGTTTGTCAGATACAAGGACCAAAAAGC gaaagagagagaactTAGAAGAG AGCGCTTGATGGATGAGTACAACCAGAAGTTCCGGCGGCTGGAAGAGAAGGAAGATGCCAAGAAGAAGGAGAGACAGAAGGCCTTCCAGGACGTCTTTGCAGCTGACATGGCACACTACCGCACTCATGGCAAAATGTCGA AACTGGTGACTCAATCATCAAAAGACCTCGAGAGCACGCTGGATGACTTTGAGCTGACAGTGAACGCAGATGACCAACAGGCACTGGATGACTTCTTGGGACCAGACGACAGCAGCATGGTTGTCATGACAACCAAGAAAGAGgcaaagaaggaggaggaggaagaggaagaggtgGTGGAAGAAACCGAAGAGACAGAGGAaacggaggaggaggagagagttGACGTCACAAAATTTCCCCCAGTGACTGAAACTGAGGCACACAGAGACAATGATCCTTCAGCATCAAGGAAAGATGAAATCAGTACAGAGAAACATCCATCAGACTCAGCCGAGGGAGAGACGTTTGTCGAGAAGAAAGAAGACAGTGCAGCAGACG GAACCAAATCCCGAGAGGGAGACTCTGCGAGCCAACACGTGGAAGCAGGGGCAGAGGATGGAACAGATGGTGTTgttgatgaggaggaggaggacgatgAGGATGATGATTTTGGAACTCCAGATGAAGACGGAGGGAAAGAAGAGTGA
- the LOC140232874 gene encoding uncharacterized protein: protein MGKVGFLLVCLLSTAYGYTDPECSSYDHQNYGCVGECISTTSCPGGKYISGLCPSQAANIKCCFTADSDSECAEHDHRRYGDVGHCIDTSQCPSSNYISGVCPTKPNSVKCCFSKPSGSDGGGGGGSGSCSWTVRSLACEVLALHNVGSIDLLTDNGILNPLGSGDGADAYSNIVDTCNGYTALRSSYCCSSGCTPGGSTCLSQTLLEYIIDLADDGHYLQINAIAGACHSTNSWHYEGTAVDFQILSSSSYSQWMSKCAAYGAAENLGPGYPGHSTHTHCAFSS from the exons ATGGGGAAAGTTGGGTTCCTTCTCGTCTGTCTTTTATCGACGGCATACG gTTACACCGATCCAGAATGCAGCAgttatgatcatcaaaattACGGCTGTGTCGGTGAATGCATTTCGACAACCTCATGCCCAGGTGGAAAGTATATCAGCGGATTGTGTCCATCTCAAGCTGCTAATATCAAATGTTGCTTCACTG CGGACAGTGATTCTGAATGCGCTGAACATGACCACCGGCGATATGGAGATGTCGGTCACTGTATTGACACCTCGCAGTGTCCGAGCAGCAACTACATCAGCGGGGTGTGTCCGACCAAACCCAACAGCGTGAAGTGCTGCTTCTCAAAGCCAA GTGGATCTGAcggtgggggaggaggaggcAGCGGGTCCTGCAGTTGGACGGTGCGGTCGCTTGCGTGCGAAGTACTCGCTCTCCACAACGTGGGGAGCATTGACCTCCTGACAGATAACGGAATCCTAAACCCACTGGGTTCCGGAGACGGGGCGGACGCATACTCCAACATCGTCGACACGTGCAATGGCTACACGGCTCTACGATCTTC GTACTGCTGCTCTTCTGGATGTACTCCTGGAGGTTCAACTTGTCTGAGCCAGACTCTTCTGGAATACATCATCGACCTTGCTGACGACGGCCACTATCTCCAG ATAAACGCCATAGCCGGTGCCTGCCATTCCACTAATTCGTGGCACTACGAGGGCACAGCCGTCGACTTCCAGATTCTCAGCTCCAGCTCCTACAGCCAGTGGATGTCGAAATGTGCCGCCTACGGCGCTGCTGAAAACCTCGGCCCGGGCTACCCCGGTCATTCCACGCACACACATTGCGCCTTCTCATCGTAA